The stretch of DNA ttaattaaaatggtTGGTTACCTGCAGGTATCCTTTGTACTTAATTAACTCCTTCACTCGCTGTTCTAAATATCCTCCGATCCCGGCTGTTTCGGTCATTCCATAACCCTTAATTTAGCAACGGAGCTAATGCTTTTTATGTTCTTGTTTTCAGTACAATAATTAACTCaagaaatcaaatattaccaaTGACAATTCTCGTGCAGAGATTAACTAAACTGATGGAGAGTTACGTCATGGAATTTCTTTACGAGGGCATCACTGACATATTTTCCAAGCGGAGCTGCGCCACATCTCACAGCTTCCAATGAGTTCAAATCGAAATTATCGGTAGCATCATTCTTCACCATAGCCACCACAATAGTTGGAACCACAGCTAAATCTGTCACCTTGTAATCCTCCACGGATTTCAGCATTCTTCCCAACTCATATATACCTCTTCAACTCCACTACTGCCTGTTTCAAAACCACGGACTTGAGGATGTAACTTAAACCGAACACATGAAAATAAGGTGGCATACACAGAAGTCAGAACCACCGCCGGGTGAATACTATCAGACttctaaaatataaaaaaataattaaaatttacacGAGTGTAAACAAAATTTTACGCCGCCGCGTCGTGGAATGATATACAAGTTTTGCGACGCTCAAAGGTTATCTTTCCGCGACACGTAACTGAGTTGCGTTGCTAAAGGACCAAGAACGTTGGAGGGAAAATTTCCCGCTATGTTTCAGCGACATTGATCAGTGTGCTCTGCGACGTCGTATGCTTACATTTTGTGACGCATTAACTTTGTCAAGTCGCCAATAATCCAAAATAAAGGTGAGAAAATGAACGCACACAATTTACTATCTTAGCGACTCTGAACACAATATATTTCGCCACATATTACATTTTAGCGACGTTGACCAAATAGTGCGTCGCTAAAGATCATATTTCAGGGGCACTGATATAAATAAAGTTAAGCTTCGAATTTCCGAACATGTGATGAACCCAAAAAAATAACTATgatattgaaaatttaaaatcgaTCCATTCGTTCGgttaaaaacaaaacaaaaaaaaaatttaaatcaagtttgataaattcaaaataaagatatacctaaaatttttctaaatagtTTGAAAGAACTTGGATTAAGGATTTGAAGTGCAACTTTGGAGGAACTATTTTTCTCATCTTTTATTTTTGACTATTTGCAATTTTGATTTTCTATATCGTGAAAAAATCTTGGATATTTTGAACcttattttgttgaaaaatatgttgTATTGGAAGTTTGCAAAGTCGCTACAATGGATGCAAGAAATCTTGGATTGTGGAAAACGATGCTCTTTTAGTCACTCAAGCTATGACAAAACCAATATAATTGTTAAAGCACTTGAAGCTCGATCCTTAAATTGAACAAATCCGAGCAGCGTGCATATCTTCAGCgtgcatatatatatgaacacacatatataaatataattatgataaaattaaatatattgaaattctataaaattacaatatttttattgatacataaaaatattttaaataaacaaaaaatattcatattcaACTGTTAattcaaagaaataaaaaaatcccaacgataaattattaaattcttaagGTTCTACGAAAAAATTTACAAATGTTAACAAAAGTTTCGTAACATAAATCTGCAAGATTATgtgaatatttttataaatatgcgAGATTCTACAAAAGTTTGTGGAATTTATCAACTCCACAAAAATCAATcattctaaaaaaaaatcaacaaatcTTCCGCAACTAATACATGTATTTGAATTTTTCCATTCACTTCCCTTGAATCCAACTACATTTGTACACAAAGATTCGCGCCAGAAACTTGtgttagacggtctcacaggtcgtattttgtgatatatatatcttatttgtgtcatacatgaaaaaatattactttttattcttaGTGTATTACTttatattgtgaatatcgatagagttaacccgtctcacagataaaaattcgtgagatcgtctcacaaaatacctaCTCTATATTCGTATACTAATTTTTGAATGAGATTCtacagataaaaaaaaatctccCAATAATTTAGACGCAGATAGGATGGGGGCAGAAGATGAAAGCTCCACCCTCCCAATTATCAAAGAGAGAGGGATTTTTAAACTATGCATAAAGTGACACGCAATCCCCCCACACTTTCCACTGCTTGACGTACGTGTTCTCTTTTTAATTGGTTAGTACAACCCAACCAATTTCTAACACACACACAACTCAATTTAACAGCagaaacttgtgtgagacagtctcacggatcgtattttgtgagagagatatcttatttgggtcatccatgaaaaaataattttttttatgctaagagtattattgttattgtgaatatcgatagattTGACTCGTCTCACTCTCACATAGACCTGTTCAAGATAGAAAATATAATATGGTGCGGATGAAATTGGTTTTCAAAGTTTGTTTAATTAATGGAGAAACTAGCTAGGCCAAAGAGATTAAACTGAAAACATACAGCTGTCTCATTTCTGGAACTTTCACAGTACACTCCCATGATTCCTTTAGCTAGGCTAAGGTGTCTGTCCTCTTTTCTTCTTTCCCATTGGTCCACTCTTGCATCGATCTTCCCTTTCATGGCCTCCCACGTGTCTTTGTATTGAacgctttttttttttgatgctGTGGTGACCTTGTGACAGCATTTAATATTTCCCTTTTCTCCAGATTCCTGTTGTTCAATTGTCGAGGTGTTATATTTCAAGATCATACGTACATGCactgatatatatatgtgtatatccATTGAAACATGCGTGGTTTTGAGGCAAAAGCTTCGAAATCGAGGGAGGATGATGATCAGTACTCGGTGATGAACTGGGTAATGCTGAGGTTTCGGCCCATTGCTCCCAAGCCAGTAGCCGGAGATCAGTTGATCTCCGGCGGCGCCGTGGATCCGAGCAGGAGAAACGATTCCGCCAAAACCGCTGGACGAACCAAGAGAAGGTACGTTAGAGTTCGTGGCAGGCAAAACAAACAACCGGTGACAAAAAAAATCAGCGACGGAGAAAAATCAGGGATCGAAGATGAATCCCAGGTAAAAGATAAAGTGACCCTTCAACTGCTGCCGGCGCCCGAGAGATCAGAAGACGATAATTCTTTCGgtatcataagctttcaaaaaaatcaagaaaacacgtcGATATTCATGTATGGTGATTCGGATCCCTCGTCTAAGTTATGTAACAGCATCATAAATCACAAGGCTGTCGATTCCGGCGCCGTAACAGCCGAGCGATCCTGCTATGTGGCTGAGACGTGGATAATCGTAGAGCGGGTGACGGACGCGTACGCAGATAGTTCTGCGGGAGCATGTTTAGGGTTTTCGGACTGggaaaaaatcaataatctggAGATGGACACGTGCCCCTGTTTCGTTTCGGACTGTACAAACAAGGTGGTCTGGGTGAATGAAGCCTGCAGAAAGATGATCCAGGACGGCGAAGAAGACGCGACAGTGGCTCACAAGGTGAGGCTGGCGGTTAAGGAGAAGCTGCCCCATTACTGGCCATCGTTTGCATGCCGGGTCCGGTTGATGCAGCAAAAACCCAAGAGGTCGACGACAGTGGCATGCGACGTGTGGAGAATGGAAAACGCAGGGTTTGCATGGAAACTTGATGTAACCACTGCGCTCGGTTTAAGAACTTTCCGATGAAGGAACAAGATTCTCCAGGTGATTAATCAGatttaattttacttttaaagggaatatatatataatttttcaaaaacatcaAGAAACCGTTTGGAGTGAAGATGAAATCCAACATCTTTACCTCATTCTGCGTTTGATTCaagttttatttataataattgaaGTTAAGGGATAAAAAAATTGGTATATATTTTTGTTCGAATTCAACTTAACAAATCAATCAAATCTTCGCATACCCTTGTTCATGTaggacgaaattttaaaagGTTAAATGCGAATATATTTCCAAATATGAGAAATGCATAATTGAATTGGAATTTATTACCTTTTCTTTTCTAATTTTTgcaactattttttttaaaatattaataaaaatttaatttttttgttacaaatatgtgattcctaactaACAAGAAAAAACGACGATACATGTAAATTTTTTTAGCATTatagttcttttaaaaaaaactattttcttttttttatattgttaattttttatttagaagttaaaattttattaatcatatatttgtaacaaaaataaaattagcgtctaaatacatgaaatatatataaatttttaggGATATAAGAAATAatccaattaaaaaaaaattacaaaaaatttaaaaaggtTGAACCTATCGAACTATTAAAAATAATCCCAAAAAAATgatatgatataaaaaaatgagaaaaattaacaattaaaaaaaagagaaaatagtttttcaaaagaattaaaatataaaaaaaccaacaagattattatttttgttacaaatatgttattaataaaattttaacttctAAACAAAAGACTTAACAAGATCAAAAAGAAATGAGAAAATTAACAATacaaaaaaagataaaataatttttcaaaagaattaGAATATGAAAAAACCAACaagattattattttgttaCAATAtgtgattaataaaattttaacttctaaataaaaaattaacaagataaaatagtttttttttttaaaaagaactataatattaaaaaaattacatgtaCCGTCATTTTTTCTTCATCGTTCGAAATCACATATttgtaacaaaaaaaattaaatttttattaacatttttttgaaaaaaagagttgaaataattataaaaaataagtaaTAAGAGAGACGTCATTTTATCCCCCACAATATATATttgtaacaaaaaataaaattgtaactTTAAATTGGATTAttaatcacatattttaatataaaaaatataatttttattttgaaataattaaaattaaaaatacaaatttttttttaaaaaatttaatagacATCACTCACAGCACAGCACCCACAGAGGATCTTGATCCATATTTGGAGgcataaattatggaatttgcCCGAAAAGAGATGCAGACCGTGGTAAAGAGATGAATTTTGTTCGTTGCCTCATTTCGATCCAAAAGCTATAAAATCGcccaaaaaaaattccaaatgaATGATTTTTCATAGGCAACCCACTTCGCCGAATAAAATATGTGAGTTTTGCTTGGAAATACTTGACTAAGTTTGTCGAGTCGGTCCGTCCAACTATCTAAAATATGTGAGTTGAATTGATAATTTCTTGACTCAACAAAAAAGCGGTCCTCTTCCACTAACCCGTTTTAACATCTCTATCATCAACATACATGTGTCCGGAGTACTTCAATTTTTACTTTGTAAAcatttgaattttatataattttcatgATATATACGTATATAAGATATTGATACATAGAGCCGTGGACTCGGGATTTTGTTGTTTTGGGagctaaattttattaaaaaaaaaattattgataaaaaaattgacaaGTCGAGATACCCCttatattatttcaaatttctttaatttatatatattttaattatttatttatttatatattttgaatatCAATCTTGCAAATAATGatacaaaaatttattatattacaATGGTAAATTTGATTGAATAAACATACTCCAATTTTAATAGAGGGCATctgattatattttaattttaaaaacaatagcGTGAAAATATGGTGGATGAATGGatgattttattgttattttataattaatttttttaaaatcgaaTTATTCATATTATTTTCGTTATAATATAGTGTATACCTTTTAAATTTTAACAAAAAACATAATTATAGATTTTATttctatttataataaaattttctaCCCATTGCCACACTAAATAATATAAACCCCATTTAAATTTCTTCATAAGCCGATCCTGATCCATTAGAATCAAAAGTAGAAAAGCCTAAAAACATAACATTAAAgtccaaaatatattaaaacatTGTCCGAGGAAGTTGGTGGAGTCTGTGAGTGTTTGACCAATGATCAGAATTTCGATTATCTTATCAGCAATTTCTCGAGATGAGACTAGATGTATATGACATATATGGGTTGAGGCTAGACTGAGCTGAAATAGGTCCGTCCGCCCTTGGATGCATACATTCCACAATTCATGGTGAATTAGCTGATATTACAAACGCATTCATGTATAGATAGGATTTCCAAGAAAAATCTCACTTCTTGCATGTCAAAGCCGGAGCAATATGGGCACAAATCGATTGAGAATTGAAGTACATTAACAATTTAATTATTGTTTGGCCAAAATCTTTGCAGTTTAATGATAATAGAAGCCCTAAAATGTGGAGAGGCCTAATAGACAAGTCCATAAAGGGGTAAGTTGAAGACCACGTTTGGGAGAGTTGGTCCACGATCCACATTGGACGATCGTGGAAAATGATCAAATCGTTCGGTGGATTGGAACAAAAACTGAGAGGAAGAATCAGAAAAGGCCCTCGACAAATCAACACAACAAATCTACAGCAAAGCTCTGCAGAATTCCTCTCAATAGTTCATCTTTTTCcaatttccagtattttagtTCCTTGAGATTTTTGCATATTCCTTTAACTTTCTAGTGATAATGTCGTTCAAATTCATAACAGCGTAATTAAATTTGATGTTGTTCATGGATTCCTCCTGTAATTTTGTCTTATTCCTCATTTTGTGTTTGCGTTTTTGAGCCATTTCGAAGGAGTTAGAACTTACGACCGAATCGAGACTCACAAAGCTTGGTAAACGGAGTCAGATCATTCACAACTTTGGCATGATCACGTGCCTGGCACGCCCCGCAAATTTTCGAGACAAACAAGTTGGCACGCCCAGTGGGACACAATGCCTCCAAAGCGTACTGAGAAGAGTGAAGGAATTCCTCCATCACTGGGGAAAGGTCATCGCTCACAAGAAGAGTTTCaggaaactgattcagaaggaAGAACGGTTGAAAGGCTCGTACACCAGTTCGAGGAAGATACTATGAAGGAAGGAATTGCTGTTTCTGGTGGTGATGGGTCTTCGCCGAACTTCATGTTGGCCATGGAGAAAAATATCCGCAACGATCTCAAGGAAATGACTCAAACTTTCGCTACTGTCATGATGGAATTTGTGGCAGAAATGAAGGAATGGAGAAAGTCTGCAAAAGGCGAAGTGGTTATACCAGAGAGTGATAAACTTCAAGAGAATGACGTCAAACTGCTGAAAGATCAAGGTCAAGGATCAGGAGTTTCTCAGGCAGGTGAAAGTCGCCGCTTGGGGGAAGCACGAATTCCTGAATCTGCCAGGGAAGGGAGATACATTCCTCCGCACAAAAGGGATGAGGAGTTGGGGTTGAAATTCCAAAACTGCAGCAACAATAAACAAATGGCTGGTAACGTGTTCTCTGTGACGTCTCCTAGATTACATCCAGGGATGTATGTTGATGGGGGAATGCGTGGATATTCAGTGCCAGGTTTGGGGAATAACACTCGGGGGGCAATCTATCCTCCTCACCAGTTAAGACAAACTCCAACGTTGGATTTTGAGATGGTACGTGATGTGattcaagagttgtatggcCCAGGAGTGAGGCCAATCAATCGACCAGAATTCCATAAACCGTATCCTGATGTTGTGGATCGTGACAACCCTTATCCAAAAGGATACCGCATTCCAGACTTCACGTTATGTTCTGGGGAAGACGGTCAATCCAGCGTGGAACATGTGGCCAGGTTTACAATTCAGTGTGGGGAATTGGCAAATTTGGAGAACTTTTCTAATTACAAGTTACGTTTGTTCCCCAATTCCCTCGAAACTCTATTATGACTTGGCACGATATGGAACGTCAATTCCATACACAATTCTTCCGGATAGTACCTGAGATTAGTATAGCGGAATTGTCAAGGGTGGATCCAAAAACCGGGGGAATCTGCCAATGATTTCATTTGTAAGTTCAAGAAGGTGAGAAGCAGATGCCGAGTTTTCCTCCCTGAATCAGAATACGTGAAGATGGCACAGCGAGGActcgattttgaacttagaaagaAGTTCCAAGGGATGGAATTCCGTGATTTTTATGAACTTGCGGCCAAAGTTTCAGAGTATGAGGAATTGTTACGAGAAGAGAGTCATAAAAGAAAGTCTACAGTGGGCTCTTATTTCCAGGAAGTGGAGGAAGTTGCACTGGCAGAAGTAGCAAATTCCGGATCACGCACTGTCCCTTTATTGAAGCGCAAGAGTGAAGAACTTTCCAAGAAAAACATTCCTCCAGTTCAAACTCCTTATACTTTCGATGCATCTAAGACGGAGGAAATCTTCGATCACTTAGTGAAGGAGAAGTTCATAACATTCCCCTAAGATCACAAGCTACCCACGAAGGAGGAGTTGAAAGGAAGAGATTACTGTAAGTATCACAATTCCTTCAACCATAATACTAATGCTTGTTGGGCGTTCAAGAATGTCTTGCAGGAAAGAATCAACAAGCGAGTCCTGAAATTTCCCGAGAAAAAGGAAGCGATGATAGTGGATGAAGATCCTTTTCCCCCGGTAGCCAATGTGAACATGGGCAGTACTGACTTGCGTTTCTTGATCAATGAGAGGAGAAGGAACGGGTACGGGGACAAGTCCATCAAACCAAGATTTACCATAAAGAAGTGTTGGGTGCCTCGAAAAATGATATTTGAGGTCAAGGAGAAGAAGACAGAAGCTGTTCATGAAAAAGACCACTATTATAGTGGAGGCGATCTGCATTATACTGGGAGGAATATGAGGTATGACAGGGAATCCATGACCAAAAGGCCAGGGAACCAGTACCTCAGAAGGGGCCCACATCCTTGGTCGATGAATGGCGAGAGGAGAGCTGACCGGCAGTTATTTCAGAAGACAAGACAGAGGCCATCCTTCCTGGATACTGATAAAAAATATGAGAGGAAGTCCCGCTTCGTTGTTCCTCCTAGAGCAGTTCCCGACGACGTATGGAGGCGAGTAGAACATCCAAAGTTTCCAAAACCTCTTTCTCGGACCCAAAAACGACGTTTGTTGAGAGAAAAACCTATTGAGCGCAGATCTAAGGTGGACGAATCattcaaagaaaagaaaatatttgaggaGGAATATGGAGGTAGCAAGGAAGAAGAGTTACAAATGGAGGATTTAATCTTAGCTCCGGCTCAGATGAAAGATCGACAGCCGGAGACAGATGTTTTATAAAGATGGAATAGATGAGAAGTATTGTACAAAGTAGGCTGGATAGCCACTTTGGCTAATTTTGAGATATTGACTCGTAGAAAGTTTCTGTAATATGCGAGGAATAGGCTTTTAAGCCATTTCCCGCTGAACTTGTTTGCAAATAGTGATGGACCATAtgtgaataaataaaaagaaaatttgctCATGGAATCCTTTGCAGCTGATGTGATTTTAATAGAATAATGTGTTGTCTTGATAGCCGAATTGATGACGTATAGAGCACGTTTATTACATATTTCGATACTTTGATGGTGTTTGGAAAGTATGGGTGATAATGAGCAATGTTGATAACATGTTGTGATAATATTGAAGAAAACAGGCTATTTAGCCGTTgttcttaatttattttacagAAATTCGGGCAGAGTTTCCCCTGTAAACGTGATATCCCAGAAATACAAATACATGAAAACAAATCCCAAGCAGCATGTATAAGGTAAGCAACATGTTTCCAACAACAAAATTTGGCTTTCAAGCTACTTTTCCAACTCTACACATCATAAAAGACACTTGCCAAACAATGGTAAACAAGTGCAAAAAAGATATTCATCAAAACTTGGCAATTTTCTTTTGGATTGGCCGGCGGCACTACCATGAGGATTTTTCATCTCCATTGATCTTTAAGAAATCCAAAAAATGGGATCTCATCCTCAGTGAATTTGGTGGAGCATCACAATTCCTTGTGCCGGTGAATTTCTTGTAAGTACATGGAAGATTATATAAGTTGCACAAGCTATAGACCAAGCTCTGAATATGCACAACAAGGAAGTTGCTCTGTTGAGGTGCAAGCAGTGAGCTCGAGTGACATAATTAATGATGGTccggagaaattgttggaagcTTCTGAAATAGTGGAAAAGTCCCAAGAGGAAGAATGTGCAAATTACGAAATGCCGATTTCAAGAAACATGTTGGAAAATATTGAAGACGTTGACGGTGGTGCTCTCTGAGATATTTTTATAAGGCAAGATGTCTCAAAATTGGAGGAATATGTGAGGAAGCAC from Primulina tabacum isolate GXHZ01 chromosome 3, ASM2559414v2, whole genome shotgun sequence encodes:
- the LOC142539506 gene encoding uncharacterized protein LOC142539506, which codes for MRGFEAKASKSREDDDQYSVMNWVMLRFRPIAPKPVAGDQLISGGAVDPSRRNDSAKTAGRTKRRYVRVRGRQNKQPVTKKISDGEKSGIEDESQVKDKVTLQLLPAPERSEDDNSFGIISFQKNQENTSIFMYGDSDPSSKLCNSIINHKAVDSGAVTAERSCYVAETWIIVERVTDAYADSSAGACLGFSDWEKINNLEMDTCPCFVSDCTNKVVWVNEACRKMIQDGEEDATVAHKVRLAVKEKLPHYWPSFACRVRLMQQKPKRSTTVACDVWRMENAGFAWKLDVTTALGLRTFR